From one Tsukamurella tyrosinosolvens genomic stretch:
- a CDS encoding CoA-transferase subunit beta: MTDITRAEVCVTAIADLFRSDGEITASPMGLIPSLGGRLARLTFAPDLLLSDGEAYLIADAANPSAGIEGWQPFKKVLDVVVPNGKRHVIMGASQIDRYGNQNISAIGEHRAPSRQLLGVRGGPGNTVNNRTSYWIPKHSTRVFVESVDVVSGVGYDRAHAAGPSASRFHDIHRVVTDLAVLGFGDDGAMTLLSVHPGVTADQVREATGFALAGTDVPETRVPTAEELDLIRTVVDPKGLRSKEVPA, from the coding sequence ATGACCGACATCACCCGCGCCGAGGTCTGCGTGACCGCGATCGCCGACCTGTTCCGCAGCGACGGCGAGATCACCGCCAGCCCGATGGGGCTGATCCCGTCGCTCGGCGGGCGCCTCGCCCGGCTCACCTTCGCGCCCGACCTGCTGCTCTCGGACGGTGAGGCCTACCTCATCGCCGACGCCGCGAACCCGTCCGCGGGCATCGAGGGCTGGCAGCCCTTCAAGAAGGTGCTCGACGTCGTCGTCCCGAACGGCAAGCGCCACGTCATCATGGGCGCCAGCCAGATCGACCGGTACGGCAACCAGAACATCTCCGCCATCGGTGAGCACCGCGCACCGTCGCGCCAGTTGCTCGGGGTGCGCGGCGGGCCCGGCAACACCGTGAACAACCGCACCTCGTACTGGATCCCGAAGCACTCGACGCGGGTCTTCGTGGAGTCGGTCGACGTCGTCAGCGGCGTCGGCTACGACCGCGCCCACGCGGCGGGGCCGTCGGCGTCGCGGTTCCACGACATCCACCGTGTGGTCACCGATCTCGCCGTGCTGGGCTTCGGCGACGACGGGGCGATGACGCTCCTGTCCGTGCACCCGGGCGTCACCGCGGACCAGGTCCGGGAGGCCACCGGGTTCGCCCTGGCCGGCACCGACGTTCCCGAGACGCGGGTGCCGACCGCCGAGGAGCTCGACCTCATCCGCACGGTGGTGGACCCGAAGGGGCTGCGCAGCAAGGAGGTCCCGGCATGA
- a CDS encoding NAD(P)H-dependent flavin oxidoreductase, with protein sequence MTLRTRFTELVGVEHPVVQTGMGWVSGAHLTAATANAGGLGILASATMTYPELEAAIHKTKERTDKPFGVNLRADAEDAPQRVDLLIREGVKVASFALAPKPDMIGKLKDAGLAVIPSVGAARHAEKVASWGADAVIVQGGEGGGHTGGVATTLLLPSVLDAVDIPVVAAGGFFDGRGLAAALAYGAAGVAMGTRFLLTRDSRVPESVKAEYLQRGLGDTVVTTKVDGMPHRVLRTALVDALERSHGVSTLAHAAVNTVRFQALTGVSWKGLVSEGLAMKKGGDRTWSQLMMSANTPMLLRAGLVEGNTDAGVLASGQVAGIIDDLPTVAELIERIVAEAEQRLDELARLRA encoded by the coding sequence ATGACGCTGCGGACCCGCTTCACCGAACTGGTCGGGGTGGAGCACCCCGTCGTGCAGACCGGCATGGGCTGGGTCTCCGGCGCCCACCTGACCGCGGCCACCGCGAACGCGGGCGGCCTCGGGATCCTGGCGTCCGCCACCATGACGTACCCCGAGCTCGAGGCCGCGATCCACAAGACCAAGGAGCGCACCGACAAGCCCTTCGGCGTGAACCTCCGCGCCGACGCGGAGGACGCGCCGCAGCGGGTGGACCTGCTCATCCGCGAGGGGGTGAAGGTGGCCTCGTTCGCGCTCGCCCCGAAGCCGGACATGATCGGCAAGCTCAAGGACGCCGGGCTCGCGGTGATCCCGTCGGTCGGCGCGGCCCGGCACGCGGAGAAGGTCGCCTCGTGGGGCGCCGACGCCGTGATCGTGCAGGGCGGTGAGGGCGGCGGCCACACCGGCGGCGTCGCCACCACGCTGCTCCTGCCGTCGGTCCTCGATGCCGTGGACATCCCGGTCGTCGCCGCCGGCGGCTTCTTCGACGGCCGCGGCCTCGCCGCGGCGCTCGCCTACGGCGCCGCCGGCGTCGCCATGGGCACCCGTTTCCTGCTCACGCGCGACAGCCGGGTCCCCGAATCCGTGAAGGCCGAGTACCTGCAGCGCGGGCTCGGTGACACGGTCGTCACCACCAAGGTCGACGGGATGCCGCACCGGGTCCTGCGCACCGCCCTGGTGGACGCCCTCGAGCGCTCGCACGGCGTGTCCACGCTCGCGCACGCGGCCGTGAACACCGTCCGCTTCCAGGCCCTCACGGGCGTTTCGTGGAAGGGCCTCGTGAGCGAGGGGCTGGCCATGAAGAAGGGCGGCGACCGCACGTGGAGCCAGCTCATGATGTCGGCGAACACGCCGATGCTGCTGCGCGCCGGACTCGTCGAGGGCAACACCGACGCCGGCGTCCTCGCCTCGGGCCAGGTGGCCGGCATCATCGACGACCTCCCGACGGTGGCCGAGCTCATCGAGCGGATCGTCGCCGAGGCGGAGCAGCGGCTCGACGAACTCGCGCGGCTGCGCGCCTGA
- a CDS encoding MspA family porin yields MRRISVVAAGAVMATAMMSAAVAGQATAQITPQNPSGPVKGATQNLSSPEGLRAKIALKDLKAKLFPPLAGDNKSRLAYVDGKAEATILASGAGAEAASVEVGYVVACGVKDGGFESWIGSNQTIGAAGALAGSIPAAGAALVGVGGSLGLTQNQVIKTAPGAIVYLPVGTKEIQKPKADEAFGVRFGEKRVSIEGCIGSVDAVAYATLKVSSRTFDDSKTVYSEVMRFA; encoded by the coding sequence GTGAGACGTATCAGCGTCGTTGCAGCGGGGGCGGTCATGGCGACCGCGATGATGTCGGCGGCCGTCGCCGGTCAGGCCACCGCGCAGATCACCCCGCAGAACCCGTCCGGGCCGGTGAAGGGCGCGACCCAGAACCTGAGCTCGCCCGAGGGCCTGCGGGCGAAGATCGCCCTCAAGGACCTCAAGGCGAAGCTGTTCCCGCCGCTCGCGGGCGACAACAAGTCGCGCCTCGCGTACGTCGACGGCAAGGCGGAGGCGACGATCCTGGCGAGCGGCGCCGGCGCCGAAGCCGCCTCGGTCGAGGTCGGCTACGTCGTCGCGTGCGGGGTCAAGGACGGTGGATTCGAGTCGTGGATCGGGAGCAACCAGACCATCGGCGCCGCCGGAGCGCTCGCGGGGAGCATCCCTGCGGCGGGCGCCGCGCTCGTCGGTGTCGGCGGGTCGCTGGGCCTGACCCAGAATCAGGTCATCAAGACGGCGCCGGGTGCCATCGTCTACCTCCCCGTGGGGACCAAGGAGATCCAGAAGCCGAAGGCGGACGAGGCCTTCGGCGTGCGCTTCGGTGAGAAGCGGGTCAGCATCGAGGGCTGCATCGGCAGCGTCGACGCGGTGGCGTACGCGACGCTGAAGGTGTCGTCGCGGACGTTCGACGATTCCAAGACCGTGTACAGCGAGGTCATGCGCTTCGCCTGA
- a CDS encoding response regulator transcription factor produces MQILFLTPPAGNQARRGADALRMLGHQVTESTLSSPAAAPALAAADAVVVASDGAAGTDACREVRRATGAPLLVLASRHDEVDTITDLAVGADDVVALPVSAREIDARLRAILRRSRTTGSACTLSCGTHEASGSEIVVEPSGLRIDARRQTVTREGEQIPLTATEFRLLIALAERRGVPQSRESLLTLAWGHGFHGKSRIVDNAVQRLRGKIDTPAWRHVHSVRGFGYVLR; encoded by the coding sequence GTGCAGATCCTGTTCCTCACGCCGCCGGCGGGGAACCAGGCGCGACGAGGCGCCGACGCCCTCCGCATGCTCGGACATCAGGTCACGGAGTCGACACTGTCGTCGCCGGCCGCCGCCCCGGCGCTCGCAGCCGCGGACGCCGTCGTCGTCGCCTCCGACGGCGCGGCCGGCACCGACGCGTGTCGCGAGGTCCGACGGGCGACCGGCGCCCCGCTGCTGGTCCTCGCCTCGCGGCACGACGAGGTCGACACCATCACCGATCTCGCGGTCGGCGCGGACGACGTCGTGGCACTTCCTGTGTCGGCGCGCGAGATCGACGCGCGCCTGCGCGCGATCCTGAGGCGGTCGCGGACCACCGGTTCCGCGTGCACGCTGAGCTGCGGCACCCACGAGGCGTCCGGATCCGAGATCGTCGTCGAGCCCAGCGGCCTCCGCATCGACGCCCGCCGGCAGACGGTCACTCGCGAGGGCGAGCAGATCCCCCTCACCGCCACCGAGTTCCGGCTCCTGATCGCGCTCGCGGAGCGGCGCGGCGTGCCCCAGTCGCGCGAGTCGTTGCTGACTCTCGCGTGGGGGCACGGTTTCCACGGCAAGTCACGGATCGTGGACAACGCGGTCCAACGCCTGCGCGGGAAGATCGATACCCCGGCGTGGCGCCACGTGCACAGCGTCCGGGGATTCGGCTACGTGCTCCGCTAG
- a CDS encoding acetyl-CoA C-acetyltransferase: MTDLAPGAYILDAVRTPSGKRGGSLSTVHSADLGAHVLRASVLRSGVDPELVDDVIMGCCDTIGPQSGNIARTSWLAAGLPEHVPGVTVDRQCGSSQQSVHFAAQAILSGTADAVVAAGVQNMSAIPISAAMLAGREYGFDDPFSGSVGWRERYGDVEVSQFTSADMIATKWGVSRTRMEEFALASHERAIAAIDEGRFAAEIAPVEDFAADETPRRGTTLEKMAGLAPLAEGSAITAAVASQIADGAAAVMVASADFVQRHGLRPRARIHHISVRAADPVWMLTGPIPATLYALQKTGLTVDDIDLFECNEAFASVPLAWMDELGIPHEKVNVNGGGIALGHPLGATGAKLMTTLLHELERRGGRYGLQTMCEGGGTANVTIIERI; encoded by the coding sequence ATGACCGACCTCGCCCCCGGCGCCTACATCCTCGACGCCGTCCGCACCCCGTCCGGCAAGCGCGGCGGATCGCTGTCGACGGTGCATTCCGCGGACCTGGGCGCGCACGTCCTGCGCGCCTCGGTCCTGCGCTCCGGCGTCGACCCGGAGCTCGTCGACGACGTGATCATGGGCTGCTGCGACACCATCGGCCCGCAGTCGGGGAACATCGCCCGGACCTCCTGGCTCGCCGCCGGCCTGCCCGAGCACGTCCCCGGGGTCACCGTCGACCGGCAGTGCGGTTCGAGCCAGCAGTCGGTCCACTTCGCGGCGCAGGCGATCCTCTCCGGTACCGCCGACGCGGTGGTCGCCGCGGGCGTGCAGAACATGAGCGCGATCCCCATCAGCGCCGCCATGCTCGCCGGCCGCGAGTACGGCTTCGACGACCCGTTCTCCGGTTCGGTCGGCTGGCGCGAGCGCTACGGCGACGTCGAGGTCTCCCAGTTCACCAGCGCCGACATGATCGCCACCAAGTGGGGCGTCTCCCGCACCCGGATGGAGGAGTTCGCGCTCGCCAGCCACGAGCGGGCGATCGCCGCGATCGACGAGGGCCGGTTCGCCGCGGAGATCGCCCCGGTGGAGGACTTCGCGGCCGACGAGACGCCCCGTCGGGGAACGACGCTGGAGAAGATGGCGGGACTCGCGCCGCTCGCCGAGGGATCCGCCATCACCGCCGCCGTCGCCAGCCAGATCGCCGACGGTGCGGCCGCCGTCATGGTGGCGTCGGCGGACTTCGTGCAGCGCCACGGGCTGCGACCCCGGGCACGGATCCACCACATCTCGGTCCGCGCCGCGGACCCGGTGTGGATGCTCACCGGTCCGATCCCGGCCACGCTGTACGCGCTGCAGAAGACGGGGCTCACGGTGGACGACATCGATCTCTTCGAGTGCAACGAGGCCTTCGCCTCCGTACCGCTGGCATGGATGGACGAGCTCGGAATCCCGCACGAGAAGGTCAACGTCAACGGCGGCGGCATCGCCCTGGGTCACCCGCTCGGCGCCACCGGCGCCAAGCTCATGACCACCCTGCTGCACGAGCTCGAACGGCGGGGTGGCCGGTACGGACTCCAGACGATGTGCGAGGGCGGCGGCACCGCCAACGTCACGATCATCGAGCGGATCTAG
- a CDS encoding TetR/AcrR family transcriptional regulator, with protein MPKPDPSARRAEVLALSAKLFAENGYRATTVRDIADAAGILSGSLYHHFDSKETMLDEVLRDFLDRLFGEYRAVLAAADAPREQLRGCVIASFAAIDARPDAVAIYQAEARGLAQQERFAYIADFLQEFRSMWRGIITRGIESGDFRADLDVDVTYRFLRDTVWVAVRWYRPGGQLPVGAVADQYLTILEHGIASPEKEQP; from the coding sequence ATGCCTAAGCCGGACCCCTCCGCGCGGCGCGCGGAGGTCCTCGCCCTGAGCGCGAAGCTGTTCGCTGAGAACGGCTACCGCGCGACGACGGTGCGCGACATCGCCGACGCCGCGGGCATCCTCTCGGGCAGCCTCTACCACCACTTCGACTCCAAGGAGACGATGCTCGACGAGGTCCTGCGGGACTTCCTCGACCGGCTCTTCGGTGAGTACCGCGCCGTCCTCGCCGCCGCCGACGCGCCGCGGGAACAGCTGCGCGGCTGCGTCATCGCCTCCTTCGCCGCGATCGACGCGCGCCCCGACGCCGTCGCGATCTACCAGGCGGAGGCCCGCGGGCTCGCGCAGCAGGAGCGCTTCGCCTACATCGCCGACTTCCTGCAGGAGTTCCGCTCCATGTGGCGCGGCATCATCACCCGCGGCATCGAATCCGGCGACTTCCGTGCGGATCTCGACGTCGATGTCACCTACCGCTTCCTCCGCGACACCGTCTGGGTCGCGGTCCGCTGGTACCGGCCCGGCGGGCAACTGCCCGTGGGCGCGGTCGCCGACCAGTACCTCACGATCCTCGAGCACGGGATCGCCAGCCCCGAGAAGGAGCAGCCATGA
- a CDS encoding SDR family oxidoreductase, translated as MSAIPAPPYPQGRNLVEDKVVVVTAAAGTGIGSATARRCLEEGARVVVSDWHERRLGEKRDELAEEFGDRVHAITCDVTVEEQVQALLEGAAERYGRIDVLVNNAGLGGSVAVQDMTDEQWSRVLDVTLTGTFRATRAAINRFIAQGGGGVIVNNASVIGWRAQAEQAHYAAAKAGVMALTRCSAVDAAPHGVRINAVSPSIAMHAFLAKVTSDELLDELSRREVFGRAAEPWEVANVIVFLASDYSSYMTGEVVSVSSQHA; from the coding sequence GTGAGCGCCATCCCCGCACCCCCGTACCCCCAGGGACGCAACCTCGTCGAGGACAAGGTCGTCGTCGTCACCGCGGCCGCCGGCACCGGCATCGGTTCCGCCACCGCACGTCGCTGCCTCGAGGAGGGCGCCCGCGTCGTCGTCTCGGACTGGCACGAGCGCCGCCTGGGGGAGAAGCGCGACGAGCTCGCCGAGGAGTTCGGCGACCGCGTGCACGCGATCACCTGCGACGTGACCGTCGAGGAACAGGTGCAGGCGTTGCTCGAGGGTGCCGCCGAGCGGTACGGCCGGATCGACGTGCTGGTCAACAACGCCGGCCTCGGCGGCAGCGTCGCCGTGCAGGACATGACCGACGAGCAGTGGTCCCGCGTGCTGGACGTGACGCTCACGGGCACCTTTCGCGCCACCCGAGCCGCGATCAATCGCTTCATCGCGCAGGGCGGGGGCGGCGTCATCGTCAACAACGCCTCGGTGATCGGCTGGCGCGCCCAGGCCGAGCAGGCGCACTACGCCGCCGCGAAGGCGGGCGTCATGGCGCTCACCCGGTGCTCGGCCGTCGACGCCGCGCCGCACGGCGTACGGATCAACGCCGTCTCGCCGAGCATCGCCATGCACGCCTTCCTCGCGAAGGTCACCTCCGACGAACTGCTCGATGAACTCTCGCGCCGCGAGGTCTTCGGTCGCGCCGCCGAGCCCTGGGAGGTCGCGAACGTGATCGTGTTCCTGGCCTCCGACTACAGTTCCTACATGACCGGTGAGGTGGTCTCGGTGAGCAGTCAGCATGCCTAA
- a CDS encoding acyl-CoA dehydrogenase family protein, producing the protein MGTASGETDAEFRTRIRDWLATNLSGEFAGLRGAGGPGREHEFFDERVAWERHLAAAGLNCIGWPAENGGGGASLAQQVIFHEEYARAGAPAKVSHLGQELLGPTLIAFGTDEQKARFLPAIRDVRELWCQGYSEPGAGSDLANVSTTARLEGDEWVISGQKVWTSLAHVADWCFVVARTDPGSARHKGLSYLLVPMDQPGVEVRPIVQLTGTSEFNEVFFDGARTAAANVVGAPGEGWRVAMGTLAFERGVATLGQQIGFRRELQALTDLALDSGAADRPEVADALRRAWTELDVMRAHALRTLGSAETGTAEVAKLLWANWHRRLGEIAMTVRGAAGLLADPELDDWQRLYLFTRADTIYGGSNEIQRNIIAERVLGLPREARP; encoded by the coding sequence GTGGGCACGGCGAGCGGCGAGACGGACGCGGAATTCCGGACGCGGATCCGCGACTGGCTGGCGACCAACCTGTCCGGTGAGTTCGCCGGTCTCCGGGGCGCGGGCGGCCCGGGTCGCGAGCACGAGTTCTTCGACGAGCGCGTCGCGTGGGAGCGCCACCTGGCCGCCGCCGGACTGAATTGCATCGGCTGGCCGGCCGAGAACGGCGGCGGCGGAGCGTCGCTCGCGCAGCAGGTGATCTTCCACGAGGAGTACGCCCGCGCGGGCGCGCCCGCCAAGGTCTCCCACCTCGGACAGGAACTGCTGGGGCCCACGCTCATCGCCTTCGGCACCGACGAGCAGAAGGCCCGCTTCCTGCCCGCCATCCGTGACGTCCGCGAGCTGTGGTGCCAGGGCTACTCCGAGCCCGGCGCCGGCTCCGACCTCGCGAACGTCAGCACCACCGCGCGCCTGGAGGGCGACGAGTGGGTGATCTCCGGCCAGAAGGTCTGGACCTCGCTCGCACACGTCGCCGACTGGTGCTTCGTGGTCGCCCGCACCGACCCCGGCTCCGCCCGGCACAAGGGCCTGTCCTACCTACTCGTCCCCATGGACCAGCCGGGCGTCGAGGTCCGGCCGATCGTCCAGCTCACCGGCACCTCGGAGTTCAACGAGGTCTTCTTCGACGGTGCCCGCACCGCCGCCGCCAACGTGGTCGGCGCGCCCGGCGAGGGCTGGCGCGTCGCCATGGGCACGCTCGCCTTCGAGCGCGGCGTCGCCACCCTCGGCCAGCAGATCGGCTTCCGCCGTGAGCTGCAGGCTCTCACCGACCTCGCCCTCGACAGCGGCGCCGCCGACCGCCCCGAGGTCGCCGACGCCCTCCGTCGCGCGTGGACCGAGCTCGACGTCATGCGGGCGCACGCGCTGCGCACGCTCGGCTCCGCCGAGACGGGCACCGCCGAGGTCGCGAAGCTGCTGTGGGCCAATTGGCACCGCCGGCTCGGCGAGATCGCGATGACGGTGCGCGGTGCCGCCGGGCTGCTCGCGGACCCCGAGCTCGACGACTGGCAGCGCCTGTACCTGTTCACCCGGGCCGACACGATCTACGGCGGCTCGAACGAGATCCAGCGCAACATCATCGCCGAGCGCGTGCTCGGCCTGCCGAGAGAGGCCCGCCCGTGA
- a CDS encoding FadD3 family acyl-CoA ligase, which translates to MSRTIGAALRDAAERFGEHTAVVDGDLRISYTDLHGRARDVARALLAEGIRRGDRVAVCAPNGHEWIEAALGAAYIGAVLVPVNTRYTGPEIVDLLVRTRARGFVVAGPFLGVDRLDLVVETAGGLPGDIVTVLRLPEWDGVPALGARITDAELDGAAAAVIPDDPSDIFFTSGTSGRSKGAMSTHAQTLANAANWAELVGVTDADRYLILSPFFHIFGFKAGILAALQSGAAIYPAQTFDVVAAFELIQRERISVLPGVPTVHQMMLDHPDRGRYDLSSLRAATTGAATIPVVLIERMRAELYERVLTAYGLSEAPVVTMCRADDAPDVIATTSGRAVRDMEVRIADDGEILVRGPNVIAEYFEDPDATAKAFDADGWFHTGDAGSMDDAGNLRITDRIKDMFTNGGFNVYPAEIEQVIARIPGIAESAVVGVPEPRLGEVGKAFVVLTAGRELTEDAVIEHCREFLANFKVPRSVEFVSELPRNATGKVLKRVLRGEPDPAAGEKR; encoded by the coding sequence ATGTCACGCACCATCGGAGCGGCTCTGCGCGACGCCGCGGAGCGATTCGGTGAGCACACCGCCGTGGTCGACGGCGACCTGCGGATCAGCTACACCGATCTGCACGGTCGCGCCCGCGACGTCGCCCGGGCGCTGCTCGCCGAGGGGATCCGACGGGGCGACCGGGTCGCGGTCTGCGCGCCGAACGGACACGAATGGATCGAGGCCGCCCTCGGCGCCGCGTACATCGGCGCCGTGCTGGTCCCCGTGAACACCCGGTACACGGGTCCCGAGATCGTCGACCTCCTGGTGCGCACGCGGGCACGGGGCTTCGTCGTGGCGGGCCCGTTCCTCGGCGTCGACCGGCTCGACCTCGTCGTCGAGACGGCCGGCGGCCTGCCGGGCGATATCGTCACCGTCCTGCGGCTCCCCGAGTGGGACGGGGTCCCGGCCCTGGGCGCGCGGATCACCGACGCCGAGCTCGACGGTGCGGCTGCCGCGGTGATCCCCGACGACCCGTCGGACATCTTCTTCACCTCCGGCACGTCGGGTCGGAGCAAGGGCGCGATGAGCACCCATGCCCAGACCCTGGCGAACGCCGCGAACTGGGCCGAACTGGTGGGCGTCACGGACGCGGACCGCTACCTGATCCTGAGCCCGTTCTTCCACATCTTCGGCTTCAAGGCCGGGATCCTGGCGGCGCTCCAGAGCGGCGCGGCGATCTATCCTGCGCAGACCTTCGACGTCGTGGCGGCCTTCGAACTCATCCAGAGGGAACGGATCTCGGTCCTACCCGGTGTGCCCACCGTGCACCAGATGATGCTCGACCACCCGGACCGCGGGCGGTACGACCTGTCGAGCCTGCGCGCCGCCACCACCGGCGCCGCCACGATCCCCGTCGTCCTGATCGAGCGGATGCGCGCGGAACTGTACGAGCGCGTGCTCACCGCGTACGGCCTCTCCGAGGCCCCCGTCGTCACGATGTGCCGAGCGGACGACGCCCCCGACGTGATCGCCACGACCTCCGGCCGGGCCGTGCGCGACATGGAGGTACGCATCGCGGACGACGGCGAGATCCTGGTCCGGGGCCCCAACGTGATCGCCGAGTACTTCGAGGATCCCGACGCGACGGCCAAGGCCTTCGACGCCGACGGCTGGTTCCACACCGGCGACGCCGGATCGATGGACGACGCGGGCAACCTGCGGATCACCGACCGCATCAAGGACATGTTCACCAACGGCGGTTTCAACGTCTACCCGGCGGAGATCGAGCAGGTGATCGCACGGATCCCCGGCATCGCGGAGAGCGCCGTGGTCGGGGTCCCCGAGCCGCGCCTCGGCGAGGTCGGCAAGGCCTTCGTCGTGCTCACCGCCGGGCGCGAGCTGACCGAAGACGCGGTGATCGAGCACTGCCGGGAGTTCCTGGCCAACTTCAAAGTCCCCCGCAGCGTGGAGTTCGTGAGCGAGCTACCGCGCAACGCGACCGGAAAGGTGCTCAAGCGCGTCCTGCGCGGCGAGCCCGACCCTGCAGCAGGAGAGAAGCGATGA
- a CDS encoding enoyl-CoA hydratase: MTDSTPAPDATPETEVVTYEVRGPVAVVTMNRPEYRNAQNSAMTYALDAAFVRAVEDPAVKVIVLAGNGKHFSAGHDIGTPGRDVDQHFENKAVLWWDHVGREGGDQRFARESEVYLGMCRRWREIPKPVIASVQGACIAGALMLAWSCDLIVASDDAFFSDPVVRMGIPGVEYFAHPWVMGPRAAKEFLFTGDRFSAQQAKEWGMVNRVVPRSELEEETLALAERIADMPSFGLALTKKAVNQCEDLMGMRAGMDSVFGLHHFAHAHNAEVSGGDSLGGQSAKSMASGARKAE, encoded by the coding sequence ATGACCGACAGCACGCCCGCCCCCGACGCGACCCCCGAGACGGAGGTGGTGACCTACGAGGTCCGCGGCCCCGTCGCCGTGGTCACCATGAACCGCCCCGAGTACCGCAACGCCCAGAACTCGGCCATGACCTACGCCCTCGACGCCGCCTTCGTGCGCGCAGTCGAGGACCCGGCGGTCAAGGTGATCGTGCTGGCGGGCAACGGGAAGCACTTCTCCGCCGGCCACGACATCGGCACGCCGGGCCGCGACGTGGATCAGCACTTCGAGAACAAGGCCGTCCTGTGGTGGGACCACGTGGGCCGGGAGGGCGGCGACCAGCGCTTCGCCCGCGAGTCCGAGGTCTACCTCGGCATGTGCCGGCGGTGGCGGGAGATCCCGAAGCCCGTGATCGCCTCGGTGCAGGGCGCCTGCATCGCCGGTGCGCTGATGCTGGCCTGGAGTTGCGACCTCATCGTCGCGTCGGACGACGCGTTCTTCTCGGACCCGGTGGTGCGCATGGGCATCCCGGGCGTCGAGTATTTCGCACATCCGTGGGTCATGGGCCCGCGCGCGGCCAAGGAGTTCCTGTTCACGGGCGATCGCTTCTCGGCGCAGCAGGCCAAGGAGTGGGGGATGGTGAACCGCGTCGTGCCCCGCAGCGAGCTCGAGGAGGAGACGCTCGCGCTCGCCGAGCGGATCGCGGACATGCCGAGTTTCGGCCTGGCGCTGACGAAGAAAGCCGTCAACCAGTGCGAGGACCTCATGGGCATGCGGGCGGGCATGGACTCGGTCTTCGGCCTGCACCACTTCGCTCACGCCCACAACGCCGAGGTCTCGGGCGGCGACTCCCTGGGCGGGCAGAGCGCCAAGTCGATGGCATCCGGCGCACGGAAGGCCGAGTAG
- a CDS encoding acyl-CoA dehydrogenase family protein, translating into MDLEFDDATVAFRDEVRSWLAAHVPAEPLPSFDTAEGFAAHRVWESKLADAGLAAVSWPAEFGGRDATLLQWVVFEEEYYAAGAPLRVNQNGLFMLAPTLFSHGTDEQRARILPAMARSERVWAQAWSEPEAGSDIASLRSTATRVEGGWKLSGQKTWSSRAAFADGAFGLFRSEPGSERHRGLTYLMFDLRAPGVTVRPIPQLDGEPGFAEIFLDDVFVPDADVIGEPGQGWRVAMTTANNERGLSLRSPGRFLSAADALVDLWEREDGDTASADAQRVADAWIGARAYQLYTFGTVTRLQDGGELGPESSVNKLFWSHLDVELHETALDLLGPRGELTGDAAPDAGRWPAGYLFSLAGPIYGGTDQIQRNTIAERLLGLPRGAR; encoded by the coding sequence GTGGACCTCGAGTTCGACGACGCGACCGTCGCCTTCCGCGACGAGGTGCGCTCCTGGCTGGCCGCGCACGTGCCCGCCGAGCCCCTCCCCTCGTTCGACACCGCCGAGGGCTTCGCCGCGCATCGCGTGTGGGAGTCGAAGCTCGCCGACGCCGGCCTGGCCGCGGTCTCCTGGCCCGCGGAGTTCGGCGGCCGCGACGCGACCCTGCTCCAGTGGGTCGTCTTCGAGGAGGAGTACTACGCCGCGGGCGCGCCGCTGCGGGTGAACCAGAACGGCCTGTTCATGCTGGCGCCCACCCTCTTCAGCCACGGCACCGACGAGCAGCGCGCGCGGATCCTGCCCGCGATGGCCCGCTCCGAGCGGGTGTGGGCGCAGGCGTGGTCGGAGCCGGAGGCCGGCAGCGACATCGCCTCGCTCCGCTCGACCGCCACCCGCGTCGAAGGCGGGTGGAAGCTCTCCGGCCAGAAGACGTGGAGCTCCCGCGCCGCCTTCGCCGACGGCGCCTTCGGCCTGTTCCGCAGCGAACCCGGCTCGGAGCGGCACAGGGGCCTGACCTACCTCATGTTCGACCTGCGCGCGCCCGGCGTGACGGTGCGCCCCATCCCCCAGCTCGACGGTGAGCCGGGCTTCGCGGAGATCTTCCTCGACGACGTCTTCGTGCCCGACGCCGACGTGATCGGCGAGCCCGGCCAGGGCTGGCGCGTCGCCATGACGACCGCCAACAACGAGCGCGGACTCTCGCTCCGCAGTCCCGGCCGGTTCCTCTCGGCCGCCGATGCCCTCGTCGACCTCTGGGAGCGCGAGGACGGCGACACCGCGAGCGCCGACGCCCAGCGCGTCGCCGACGCCTGGATCGGCGCCCGCGCGTACCAGCTGTACACCTTCGGCACCGTCACCCGCCTGCAGGACGGGGGCGAGCTCGGGCCGGAATCCAGTGTGAACAAACTGTTCTGGAGCCATCTCGACGTGGAGCTCCACGAGACCGCCCTCGACCTGCTCGGCCCGCGGGGCGAACTGACCGGCGACGCCGCGCCCGACGCGGGCCGCTGGCCGGCCGGGTACCTGTTCTCACTGGCGGGCCCCATCTACGGCGGCACCGACCAGATCCAGCGCAACACCATCGCCGAGCGTCTCCTCGGCCTACCCCGGGGAGCCCGATGA